The following proteins are encoded in a genomic region of Penaeus chinensis breed Huanghai No. 1 chromosome 10, ASM1920278v2, whole genome shotgun sequence:
- the LOC125030016 gene encoding uncharacterized protein LOC125030016, with the protein MIIHVRDTDGTMSSVEAQPTDTIHTLRVKIMLEGIPLSDYRALVFNGERLWDSKATVSSYGIRDEDCVDVKNVYVAQAMTGFYVNVVQPEGEVIRVVADEAVPVIQIKHEVARIAGVEARKQQLKAGSEDMKDEKRLRDYGITEDAVVWMEIEGETKSRRDKRKEREGAGDDSLKNVLLFASLLVLVPLSVWLVYKRGSKN; encoded by the coding sequence ATGATCATCCACGTGCGAGACACAGACGGGACAATGAGTTCTGTCGAAGCACAACCGACGGACACAATCCACACGCTCAGGGTGAAGATTATGTTAGAAGGCATACCCCTAAGTGACTATCGGGCACTCGTTTTTAACGGGGAGCGTTTATGGGACAGCAAAGCAACGGTCTCCAGCTACGGCATCAGGGACGAAGACTGTGTGGATGTCAAAAATGTTTATGTGGCCCAAGCTATGACTGGATTTTACGTTAACGTTGTCCAGCCGGAAGGGGAGGTTATCAGGGTAGTGGCGGACGAAGCGGTGCCCGTGATACAGATCAAGCACGAAGTGGCACGCATAGCGGGTGTGGAGGCGAGGAAGCAGCAGCTGAAGGCGGGCAGCGAAGATATGAAGGACGAGAAGAGGCTGAGAGACTATGGCATCACTGAGGATGCTGTTGTGTGGATGGAGATCGAGGGCGAGACTAAAAgcaggagagataaaagaaaagaaagggaaggagcaggggaCGACAGCCTGAAGAATGTGTTGCTGTTTGCTTCCCTTCTGGTTTTAGTTCCTCTCAGTGTGTGGCTGGTCTATAAACGTGGGAGTAAAAATTAG